One region of Mus pahari chromosome 16, PAHARI_EIJ_v1.1, whole genome shotgun sequence genomic DNA includes:
- the Mcm10 gene encoding protein MCM10 homolog, translated as MDVEEDDLCLLTSLLEENEAALPCSSEENEPLSLGAGDPDEFDELFDADGDGESYTEEADSGEEGTTGNQEERLATLFGDVEDLTDDEVPTSQVEDSAPPAPAPNQEKTNQELQDELKKLQEQMKYLQAQLKAASIKQPPRTAPLQKPPDASLQPQFKEKKIRRIQESACFSAELDVPTLPRAKPVARKPKTYAESSSRTSTPPQPLQVTSSFLEPKSSSSRSSTPSPQAVPGNKCSGIIRNQSTVTPGNSGGPPPQVSHVSVEAFSGLRLRRPRVSSTEMNRKMTGRKLIRLPQIKEKMATENLEETDWVTFGVILKKVTPQSANSGKTFSVWKLNDLRDLTQCVSLFLFGDVHKDLWKTEQGTVIGLLNANPMKPKDGSAEVCLSIDHPQKVLIMGEAMDLGTCKAKKKNGEPCTQIVNLHDCEYCQYHIQAQYKKLSARRSDLQSTFSGGRIPKKFRKGASLKKRLCRDGFYYGGVSSESFAASMAVAIAPKKKVQTTLTNLVVRGTNSIIQETKQKLGIPQKSLSCSEEFRELMALPTFGARNLQKHLARAKSSGGSKPAIQSISASALLKQQKQQMLEMRKRRSEEIEKRFLQNSSEGQSPAVPSSSRQAAAQSPRAGAEFPRLEGTATPRMPKLGRGISEGDDVLFFDESPPPRPKLSSAAEAKKLAAIAKLRAKGQTLTKIDPNNTVRKQMDARAVLGVKERVENSNAVSLEEELEPARKKRREQLAYLESEEFQKILKAKSRHTDVLKEAEAELQKSYFEPLVKKEQMEEKMRATREVKCRVVTCRTCTYTHFKPLETCVSEQHNLHWHDGVKRFFKCPCGNRTISLDKLPNKHCRNCGLYKWERDGMLKEKTGPKIGGETLLPRGEEHAKFLNSLK; from the exons ATGGATG TGGAGGAAGACGACTTGTGTCTGCTGACGTCGCTGCTGGAAGAGAATGAGGCAGCCTTGCCCTGCAGTTCAGAGGAGAATGAGCCCCTGTCTCTGGGAGCCGGCGACCCTGATGAATTTGATGAGCTCTTTgatgctgatggtgatggtgaatCTTACACAGAAGAGGCTGACAGTGGAGAAGAGGGGACGACTGGAAACCAGGAGGAGCGCTTGGCCACTCTCTTTGGCGATGTGGAGGACTTAACGGATGATGAAGTTCCTACATCGCAAGTTGAGGACAGTgcccctcctgctcctgctcccaaCCAAGAGAAAACCAATCAGGAGTTGCAAG ATGAATTAAAGAAGTTGCAAGAGCAAATGAAATACTTACAGGCGCAGCTAAAAGCTGCATCAATTAAACAGCCTCCACGGACAGCCCCCTTGCAGAAACCACCCG atgcatctctgcagccccagtttAAGGAGAAGAAAATTCGGAGAATTCAGGAGTCAGCATGCTTTTCTGCAGAGCTTGATGTCCCCACTTTACCAAGAGCCAAGCCGGTTGCTCGGAAGCCAAAGACTTATGCAG AGTCATCTTCAAGGACGAGTACACCCCCACAGCCACTACAGGTCACTTCCAGTTTTCTAGAGCCTAAAAGCTCCTCATCGAGGTCAAGCACACCCTCACCTCAAGCTGTTCCCGGAAACAAATGTAGCGGGATAATTAGAAATCAAAGCACAGTGAcccctgggaattctgggggaCCGCCCCCGCAGGTTTCCCATGTCTCTGTGGAAGCCTTCTCAGGCCTACGCCTCAG GCGACCTCGAGTCTCCTCCACAGAAATGAACAGGAAGATGACAGGCCGGAAACTAATCAGACTGCCTCAGATCAAGGAGAAGATGGCAACTGAGAACCTGGAAGAGACGGACTGGGTGACGTTTGGGGTCATACTGAAGAAGGTCACCCCGCAGAGCGCTAACAGT GGGAAAACGTTTAGCGTCTGGAAACTGAATGACCTTCGTGACCTGACTCAGTGTGTGTCCTTGTTCTTGTTTGGGGATGTTCATAAAGATCTCTGGAAGACCGAGCAAGGGACCGTCATAGGCTTGCTCAACGCAAACCCCATGAAGCCCAAAGATGGCTCGGCAGAG GTGTGCTTATCTATTGATCATCCTCAAAAAGTCTTAATTATGGGAGAAGCTATGGACCTGGGAACCTGTAAAGCCAAGAAGAAGAATGGAGAGCCATGTACACAGATAGTTAACTTG CATGACTGTGAATACTGCCAGTATCACATCCAGGCCCAGTACAAGAAGCTTAGCGCAAGGCGGTCTGATCTGCAGTCTACTTTCTCTGGGGGCCGGATTCCGAAGAAGTTCCGCAAAGGCGCCAGCCTGAAGAAGCGGCTGTGTCGAGATGGTTTCTACTATGGCGGGGTTTCTTCCGAATCCTTCGCAGCATCCAT GGCGGTGGCCATTGCTCCTAAGAAGAAGGTTCAAACCACGCTGACCAATCTGGTTGTGCGGGGCACAAACTCGATCatccaggaaacaaaacaaaagcttg GAATTCCCCAGAAGAGCTTGTCCTGCTCTGAGGAGTTCAGGGAATTGATGGCCCTGCCCACATTTGGAGCCAGAAACTTACAAAAGCATCTAGCCAGAGCCAAGTCTTCAG GGGGCTCCAAACCTGCCATCCAGTCCATCTCAGCGTCAGCCCTCTtgaagcagcagaagcaacagatgCTGGAGATGCGGAAGAGGAGATCAGAAGAAATAGAGAAGCG ATTCCTCCAAAACTCAAGTGAAGGCCAGAGCCCAGCAGTGCCGTCTTCCTCCCGACAGGCTGCTGCCCAGTCTCCTCGAGCTGGGGCTGAGTTCCCCAGGTTGGAAGGGACCGCAACCCCACGGATGCCCAAGCTGGGCAGAGGCATCTCAGAAGGGGACGATGTTCTCTTCTTTGATGAATCACCACCACCAAGACCAAAACTGAGCTCAGCAGCAGAAGCTAAAAAG ttaGCTGCTATTGCGAAATTACGGGCAAAAGGCCAGACTCTTACAAAAATAGATCCAAACAATACTGTAAGGAAGCAAATGGACGCCCGAGCCGTGCTGGGAGTGAAGGAACGTGTGGAGAACAGCAACGCGGTTTCTCTCGAAG AGGAGCTGGAGCCTGccaggaaaaaaaggagagagcagCTTGCCTACTTAGAGTCCGAGGAATTTCAAAAGATTCTAAAAGCAAAGTCCAGGCACACAGACGTCCTGAAGGAG GCTGAGGCTGAGCTACAGAAATCCTATTTTGAGCCACTGGTGAAAAAAGAACAGATGGAAGAAAAGATGAGAGCCACCCGAGAAGTAAAATGCCGCGTGGTGACGTGCAGGACG TGCACCTATACCCACTTCAAGCCTCTGGAGACCTGCGTCAGTGAACAGCATAACCTCCACTGGCATGACGGTGTGAAGAGGTTTTTCAAATGTCCTTGTGGAAACAGGACCATCTCCCTGGACAAGCTCCCAAACAAGCACTGCCG taaCTGTGGCCTCTACAAGTGGGAACGGGATGGAATGCTGAAG gagaagactggtcCGAAGATAGGAGGGGAGACCCTGCTGCCGAGAGGGGAGGAGCATGCCAAGTTTCTCAACAGCCTTAAGTGA